Proteins encoded by one window of Homo sapiens chromosome 1 genomic patch of type FIX, GRCh38.p14 PATCHES HG1343_HG173_HG459_PATCH:
- the LOC124905558 gene encoding putative neuroblastoma breakpoint family member 7, which translates to MVVSAGPWSSEKAETNILEINEKLRPQLAENKQQFRNLKEKCFVTQLAGFLANRQKKYKYEECKDLIKFMLRNERQFKEEKLAEQLKQAEELRQYKVLVHSQERELTQLREKLREGRDASRSLNQHLQALLTPDEPDKSQGQDLQEQLAEGCRLAQQLFQKLSPENDEDEDEDVQVEEAEKVLESSAPREVQKAEESKVPEDSLEECAITCSNSHGPCDSNQPHKNINITFEEDKVNSALVVDRESSHDECQDAVNILPVPGPTSSATNVSMVVSAGPLSSEKAEMNILEMNEKLRPQLAEKKQQFRNLKEKCFVTQLAGFLANQQNKYKYEDCKDLIKSMLRNERQFKEEKLAEQLKQAEELRQYKVLVHSQERELTQLREKLREGRDASRSLNQHLQALLTPDEPDKSQGQDLQEQLAEGCRLAQHLVQKLSPENDEDEDEDVQVEEAEKVLESSAPREVQKAEESKVPEDSLEECAITCSNSHGPCDSNQPHKNINITFEEDKVNSALVVDRESSHDECQDAVNILPVPGPTSSATNVSMVVSAGPLSSEKAEMNILEMNEKLRPQLAEKKQQFRNLKEKCFVTQLACFLANQQNKYKYEECKDLIKSVLRNERQFKEEKLAEQLKQAEELRQYKVLVHSQERELTQLREKLREGRDASRSLNQHLQALLTPDEPDKSQGQDLQEQLAEGCRLAQQLFQKLSPENDNDHDEDVQVEVAEKVQKSSAPREMQKAEEKEVPEDSLEECAITCSNSHGPYDSNQPHRKTKITFEEDKVDSTLIGSSSHVEWEDAVHIIPENESDDEEEEEKGPVSPRNLQESEEEEVPQESWDEGYSTLSIPPEMLASYQSYSGTFHSLEEQQVCMAVDIGGHRWDQVKKEDQEATGPRLSRELLDEKGPEVLQDSLDRCYSTPSGYLELTDSCQPYRSAFYILEQQRVGWALDMDEIEKYQEVEEDQDPSCPRLSRELLDEKEPEVLQDSLDRCYSTPSGYLELPDLGQPYRSAVYSLEEQYLGLALDVDRIKKDQEEEEDQGPPCPRLSRELLEAVEPEVLQDSLDRCYSTPSSCLEQPDSCLPYGSSFYALEEKHVGFSLDVGEIEKKGKGKKRRGRRSTKKRRRRGRKEGEEDQNPPCPRLSRELLDEKGPEVLQDSLDRCYSTPSGYLELTDSCQPYRSAFYILEQQRVGWALDMDEIEKYQEVEEDQDPSCPRLSRELLDEKEPEVLQDSLDRCYSTPSGYLELPDLGQPYRSAVYSLEEQYLGLALDVDRIKKDQEEEEDQGPPCPRLSRELLEAVEPEVLQDSLDRCYSTPSSCLEQPDSCLPYGSSFYALEEKHVGFSLDVGEIEKKGKGKKRRGRRSTKKRRRRGRKEGEEDQNPPCPRLSRELLDEKGPEVLQDSLDRCYSTPSGYLELTDSCQPYRSAFYILEQQRVGWALDMDEIEKYQEVEEDQDPSCPRLSRELLDEKEPEVLQDSLDRCYSTPSGYLELPDLGQPYRSAVYSLEEQYLGLALDVDRIKKDQEEEEDQGPPCPRLSRELLEAVEPEVLQDSLDRCYSTPSSCLEQPDSCLPYGSSFYALEEKHVGFSLDVGEIEKKGKGKKRRGRRSTKKRRRRGRKEGEEDQNPPCPRLSGVLMEVEEPEVLQDSLDRCYSTPSMFFELPDSFQHYRSVFYSFEEQHISFALDVDNRFLTLMGRSLHLVFQMGVIFPQ; encoded by the exons ATGGTGGTATCAGCCGGCCCTTGGTCCAGCGAGAAGGCAGAGACGAACATTTTAGAAATCAACGAGAAATTGCGCCCCCAGCTGGCAGAGAACAAACAGCAGTTCAGAAACCTCAAAGAGAAATGTTTTGTAACTCAACTGGCCGGCTTCCTGGCCAACCGACAGAAGAAATACA AGTATGAAGAGTGTAAAGACCTCATAAAATTTATGCTGAGGAATGAGCGACAGTTCAAGGAGGAGAAGCTTGCAGAGCAGCTCAAGCAAGCTGAGGAGCTCAG GCAATATAAAGTCCTGGTTCACTCTCAGGAACGAGAGCTGACCCAGTTAAGGGAGAAGTTACGGGAAGGGAGAGATGCCTCCCGCTCATTGAATCAGCATCTCCAGGCCCTCCTCACTCCGGATGAGCCAGACAAGTCCCAGGGGCAGGACCTGCAAGAACAGCTGGCTGAGGGGTGTAGACTGGCACAGCAACTTTTCCAAAAGCTCAGCCCAG AAAATGACgaagatgaggatgaagatgtTCAAGTTGAGGAGGCTGAGAAAGTACTGGAATCATCTGCCCCCAG GGAGGTGCAGAAGGCTGAAGAAAGCAAAGTCCCTGAGGACTCACTGGAGGAATGTGCCATCACTTGTTCAAATAGCCACGGCCCTTGTGACTCCAACCAGCCTCACAAGAACATCAACATCACATTTGAGGAAGACAAAGTCAACTCAGCTCTGGTTGTAGACAGAGAATCCTCTCATGATGAATGTCAGGATGCTGTAAACATTCTCCCAG tccctggcccCACCTCTTCTGCCACAAACGTCAGCATGGTGGTATCAGCCGGCCCTTTGTCCAGCGAGAAGGCAGAGATGAACATTCtagaaatgaatgagaaattgCGCCCCCAGCTGGCAGAGAAGAAACAGCAGTTCAGAAACCTCAAAGAGAAATGTTTTGTAACTCAACTGGCCGGCTTCCTGGCCAACCAGCAGAACAAATACA AATATGAAGACTGCAAAGACCTCATAAAATCTATGCTGAGGAATGAGCGACAGTTCAAGGAGGAGAAGCTTGCAGAGCAGCTCAAGCAAGCTGAGGAGCTCAG GCAATATAAAGTCCTGGTTCACTCTCAGGAACGAGAGCTGACCCAGTTAAGGGAGAAGTTACGGGAAGGGAGAGATGCCTCCCGCTCATTGAATCAGCATCTCCAGGCCCTCCTCACTCCGGATGAGCCAGACAAGTCCCAGGGGCAGGACCTGCAAGAACAGCTGGCTGAGGGGTGTAGACTGGCACAGCACCTTGTCCAAAAGCTCAGCCCAG AAAATGACgaagatgaggatgaagatgtTCAAGTTGAGGAGGCTGAGAAAGTACTGGAATCATCTGCCCCCAG GGAGGTGCAGAAGGCTGAAGAAAGCAAAGTCCCTGAGGACTCACTGGAGGAATGTGCCATCACTTGTTCAAATAGCCACGGCCCTTGTGACTCCAACCAGCCTCACAAGAACATCAACATCACATTTGAGGAAGACAAAGTCAACTCAGCTCTGGTTGTAGACAGAGAATCCTCTCATGATGAATGTCAGGATGCTGTAAACATTCTCCCAG tccctggcccCACCTCTTCTGCCACAAACGTCAGCATGGTGGTATCAGCCGGCCCTTTGTCCAGCGAGAAGGCAGAGATGAACATTCtagaaatgaatgagaaattgCGCCCCCAGCTGGCAGAGAAGAAACAGCAGTTCAGAAACCTCAAAGAGAAATGTTTTGTAACTCAACTGGCCTGCTTCCTGGCCAACCAGCAGAACAAATACA AATATGAAGAGTGCAAAGACCTCATAAAATCTGTGCTGAGGAATGAGCGACAGTTCAAGGAGGAGAAGCTTGCAGAGCAGCTCAAGCAAGCTGAGGAGCTCAG GCAATATAAAGTCCTGGTTCACTCTCAGGAACGAGAGCTGACCCAGTTAAGGGAGAAGTTACGGGAAGGGAGAGATGCCTCCCGCTCATTGAATCAGCATCTCCAGGCCCTCCTCACTCCGGATGAGCCAGACAAGTCCCAGGGGCAGGACCTCCAAGAACAGCTGGCTGAGGGGTGTAGACTGGCACAGCAACTTTTCCAAAAGCTCAGCCCAG AAAATGACAATGATCACGATGAAGATGTTCAAGTTGAGGTGGCTGAGAAAGTGCAGAAATCGTCTGCCCCCAG GGAGATGCAGAAGGCTGAAGAAAAGGAAGTCCCTGAGGACTCACTGGAGGAATGTGCCATCACTTGTTCAAATAGCCATGGCCCTTATGACTCCAACCAGCCACATAGGAAAACCAAAATCACATTTGAGGAAGACAAAGTCGACTCAACTCTCATTGGCTCATCCTCTCATGTTGAATGGGAGGATGCTGTACACATTATCCCAG aaaatgaaagtgatgatgaggaagaggaagaaaaagggccAGTGTCTCCCAG GAATCTGCAGGAGTCTGAAGAGGAGGAAGTCCCCCAGGAGTCCTGGGATGAAGGTTATTCGACTCTCTCAATTCCTCCTGAAATGTTGGCCTCGTACCAGTCTTACAGCGGCACATTTCACTCATTAGAGGAACAGCAAGTCTGCATGGCTGTTGACATAGGCG GACATCGGTGGGATCAAGTGAAAAAGGAGGACCAAGAGGCAACAGGTCCCAG gctcagcagggagctgctggatgagaaagggcctgaagtcttgcaggactcactggatagatgttattcaactccttcaggttatcttgaactgactgactcatgccagccctacagaagtgccttttacATATTGGAGCAACAGCGTGTTGGCTGGGCTCTTGACATggatg aaattgaaaagtaccaagaagtggaagaagaccaagacccatcatgccccag gctcagcagggagctgctggatgagaaagagcctgaagtcttgcaggactcactggatagatgttattcgactccttcaggttatcttgaactgcctgacttaggccagccctacagaagtgctgtttactcattggaggaacagtaccttggcttggctcttgacgtggaca gaattaaaaaggaccaggaagaggaagaagaccaaggcccaccatgccccag gctcagcagggagctgctggaggcagtagagcctgaagtcttgcaggactcactggatagatgttattcaactccttccagttgtcttgaacagcctgactcctgcctgccctatggaagttccttttatgcattggaggaaaaacatgttggcttttctcttgacgtgggag aaattgaaaagaaggggaaggggaagaaaagaaggggaagaagatcaacgaagaaaagaaggagaaggggaagaaaagaaggggaagaagatcaaaacccaccatgccccag gctcagcagggagctgctggatgagaaagggcctgaagtcttgcaggactcactggatagatgttattcaactccttcaggttatcttgaactgactgactcatgccagccctacagaagtgccttttacATATTGGAGCAACAGCGTGTTGGCTGGGCTCTTGACATggatg aaattgaaaagtaccaagaagtggaagaagaccaagacccatcatgccccag gctcagcagggagctgctggatgagaaagagcctgaagtcttgcaggactcactggatagatgttattcgactccttcaggttatcttgaactgcctgacttaggccagccctacagaagtgctgtttactcattggaggaacagtaccttggcttggctcttgacgtggaca gaattaaaaaggaccaggaagaggaagaagaccaaggcccaccatgccccag gctcagcagggagctgctggaggcagtagagcctgaagtcttgcaggactcactggatagatgttattcaactccttccagttgtcttgaacagcctgactcctgcctgccctatggaagttccttttatgcattggaggaaaaacatgttggcttttctcttgacgtgggag aaattgaaaagaaggggaaggggaagaaaagaaggggaagaagatcaacgaagaaaagaaggagaaggggaagaaaagaaggggaagaagatcaaaacccaccatgccccag gctcagcagggagctgctggatgagaaagggcctgaagtcttgcaggactcactggatagatgttattcaactccttcaggttatcttgaactgactgactcatgccagccctacagaagtgccttttacATATTGGAGCAACAGCGTGTTGGCTGGGCTCTTGACATggatg aaattgaaaagtaccaagaagtggaagaagaccaagacccatcatgccccag gctcagcagggagctgctggatgagaaagagcctgaagtcttgcaggactcactggatagatgttattcgactccttcaggttatcttgaactgcctgacttaggccagccctacagaagtgctgtttactcattggaggaacagtaccttggcttggctcttgacgtggaca gaattaaaaaggaccaggaagaggaagaagaccaaggcccaccatgccccag gctcagcagggagctgctggaggcagtagagcctgaagtcttgcaggactcactggatagatgttattcaactccttccagttgtcttgaacagcctgactcctgcctgccctatggaagttccttttatgcattggaggaaaaacatgttggcttttctcttgacgtgggag aaattgaaaagaaggggaaggggaagaaaagaaggggaagaagatcaacgaagaaaagaaggagaaggggaagaaaagaaggggaagaagatcaaaacccaccatgccccag gctcagcggTGTGCTGATGGAAGTGGAAGAGCCTGAAGTCTtacaggactcactggatagatgttattcgactCCGTCAATGTTCTTTGAACTACCTGACTCATTCCAGCACTACAGAAGTGTGTTTTACTCATTTGAGGAACAGCACATCAGCTTCGCCCTTGACGTGGACAATAGGTTTCTTACTTTGATGGGAAGAAGTCTCCACCTGGTCTTCCAGATGGGAGTCATATTCCCACAATAA